A stretch of Oncorhynchus mykiss isolate Arlee chromosome 14, USDA_OmykA_1.1, whole genome shotgun sequence DNA encodes these proteins:
- the LOC110487712 gene encoding protocadherin beta-15, with translation MDLQLINRITNKGFTIEQLYVKRSGWLRFWGIVLLFGASFGDVRYSVPEEMERGSVIGNLALDLGLKLVEIGARRARIVAEGTRQLCELDYGSGSLLVSERIDREELCAQAAVCVLQYQLLLEDPLKVYSLVLDIQDMNDNSPAFATGLIDLDLVESTVPGRRFPLESAHDPDLGTNSVRDYKLSHNDHFALEMNTQVNGIAYPELVLKKTLDRENQAEYTLTISGVDGGNPARSGTASVHIHVLDANDNVPVFSQRTYRASLIENSATGVLVATLNATDLDDGAYGEITYYFSHVSDKTRGIVEIDPVSGEVRVAGQVDYEEASAHELDVQAKDGGGQASHCKLIIEVIDVNDNEPVIAVKSATAIISEDSKPGTMVALLNVYDLDTGNSGRVKCAISNDIPFKLISEVKNYYMLVTDGILDREMNPHYNITVTAIDSGSPELFSRNVISITVGDVNDNPPIFTQSEYTANVWENQHRGTLVIRVRAEDLDAGPNAKILYSLSEGMTPETFSSLSINAETGELFTSRPFDYEQASHYQVGVTAQDVGDTPLSSTCTVRVFVGDHNDNTPVVLYPVQSSGFIAEDLVPLEAPKGYLVTKVLAVDADSGNNAWLSYHVVKASQPNLFTVGLHSGEIRTVRPFVEQDEPKQTLVIMVRDNGPQSLSATATVNVVIGDDMPVLNELFENTDDDSQASYNLTLYLKIALATVSSLLLVLISAVVYFRMCRRGFVYRASSLPVFPAVYGPPRYADVSRCGTVLKDDQYDSFLTTGSWKGDFRFGPSIDTDPLRKSGMAYQKGTLRRTSLKAL, from the exons ATGGATTTACAACTAATAAATCGTATTACCAACAAGGGGTTTACCATCGAGCAACTGTATGTAAAACGGAGTGGCTGGCTGCGATTTTGGGGGATTGTGCTTCTCTTCGGCGCGTCGTTTGGAGATGTGCGCTACTCCGTACCAGAGGAGATGGAGCGCGGCTCGGTCATTGGGAACCTGGCTCTGGATCTGGGGCTGAAATTAGTTGAGATTGGTGCACGTCGAGCCCGCATCGTGGCGGAGGGCACTCGGCAGCTTTGTGAGCTTGACTATGGTTCGGGCTCTCTGTTGGTCAGCGAgaggatagatagagaggagTTGTGCGCGCAGGCAGCTGTCTGCGTCCTACAGTATCAGCTGCTGCTGGAGGATCCGCTCAAAGTGTACAGTCTTGTTTTGGACATTCAGGATATGAATGACAATAGCCCTGCTTTTGCTACTGGGTTAATTGATCTGGACCTGGTCGAGTCGACGGTGCCGGGGAGACGCTTCCCTCTGGAGAGTGCGCATGACCCTGATTTGGGAACCAACTCGGTTCGTGATTATAAACTGAGTCACAACGATCATTTTGCCTTAGAAATGAACACTCAAGTGAATGGAATAGCATACCCAGAGCTGGTTCTGAAAAAAACTTTGGACCGAGAGAACCAGGCCGAATACACTCTGACCATCAGTGGGGTTGACGGGGGTAATCCTGCCAGGTCAGGTACCGCGTCTGTTCACATCCATGTTCTGGATGCCAATGACAACGTCCCCGTTTTCAGCCAGAGGACTTACAGAGCCTCTCTGATAGAGAATTCTGCCACGGGCGTTTTGGTGGCGACGCTGAACGCCACTGATTTAGATGACGGTGCATATGGGGAGATAACCTACTATTTCAGCCACGTGTCTGACAAAACTAGAGGCATCGTGGAAATTGACCCTGTGAGTGGGGAGGTGAGGGTGGCGGGTCAAGTGGACTATGAGGAGGCGAGTGCGCATGAACTTGATGTCCAGGCTAAAGATGGCGGGGGTCAGGCATCACACTGTAAACTCATCATTGAAGTGATTGATGTGAACGACAATGAACCAGTTATTGCAGTGAAATCAGCCACGGCTATCATTTCTGAGGATTCTAAACCCGGTACCATGGTTGCTCTGCTTAACGTGTATGACCTGGACACTGGAAACAGTGGTCGGGTCAAGTGTGCCATCTCAAACGACATACCTTTCAAGTTGATATCAGAGGTTAAGAATTACTATATGTTGGTGACTGATGGTATATTAGATAGAGAGATGAACCCACACTATAACATCACAGTGACAGCTATCGACTCTGGTTCTCCCGAACTGTTCAGTAGAAACGTGATATCCATCACAGTGGGTGACGTGAATGACAACCCCCCTATTTTTACGCAGAGCGAGTACACCGCCAACGTTTGGGAAAACCAACACAGAGGCACGTTGGTGATAAGGGTGAGAGCCGAGGATCTAGACGCAGGACCCAATGCGAAAATACTGTACTCTTTATCAGAAGGCATGACCCCAGAAACATTCTCTTCCCTCTCCATTAACGCGGAGACCGGAGAGCTCTTCACCTCGCGCCCCTTTGATTATGAGCAGGCCAGTCACTATCAGGTAGGAGTGACAGCTCAAGACGTTGGTGACACTCCTCTTTCCAGTACTTGCACTGTGAGGGTGTTCGTCGGTGACCATAACGACAACACACCTGTTGTTCTGTATCCTGTCCAATCATCTGGCTTCATCGCTGAGGACCTGGTGCCACTGGAGGCACCTAAAGGTTACCTGGTTACCAAAGTGCTTGCTGTAGATGCTGACTCTGGCAATAACGCGTGGCTCTCCTACCATGTGGTCAAAGCGTCACAGCCCAACCTCTTCACTGTGGGCCTGCACAGCGGGGAAATCCGGACTGTGAGGCCATTTGTAGAGCAGGACGAGCCTAAACAAACTCTTGTCATCATGGTAAGGGACAACGGGCCTCAGTCTCTCTCAGCCACTGCCACAGTCAATGTAGTCATTGGCGATGACATGCCTGTTTTAAATGAGCTTTTTGAGAACACGGACGATGACTCACAGGCGAGCTATAATTTGACGCTTTATTTGAAAATCGCCCTGGCGACCGTGTCTTCTCTCCTCCTTGTTCTGATCAGTGCGGTCGTGTACTTCAGGATGTGTCGACGCGGGTTTGTGTACCGCGCGTCTAGCCTCCCAGTCTTCCCCGCGGTCTACGGCCCCCCGAGATACGCTGACGTCAGCCGGTGTGGAACTGTCCTGAAAGATGACCAATACGACTCCTTTCTGACCACTGGCTCGTGGAAAGGTGACTTCCGTTTCGGGCCCTCCATAGACACTGACCCATTGAGGAAAAGCGGCATGGCCTATCAAAAAGGCACACTCAGACGCACAAGTCTCAAG GCTCTGTAA